The following are from one region of the Carassius auratus strain Wakin chromosome 13, ASM336829v1, whole genome shotgun sequence genome:
- the LOC113112840 gene encoding guanine nucleotide exchange C9orf72-like isoform X1, whose protein sequence is MSAAGPPQSPSVDKTEVLVEDWCPVLAATFAYWDNILGPRVQHIWAPKGQGLSLLSDGEVTFLANHTLNGEILRSAESGAVDVKFFVLAEKGVIIVSLIFDGELKGDKNTCALSIILPQSELSFYLPLHSVCVERLKHIIRKGRICMQKGYNIISVLSSEIVPIMELLTSMKKHSVPEEVDLKDTVLNDDDIGDSCHEDFLHKAISSHLQTCGCSMVVGSNPDKVNKIVLTLCLFLTPAERKCSRLCHPEGSFKYDTGLFVQGLLKDSTGSFVLPYRQVLYSPYPTTHIDVDINTVKQMPPCHEHTYHQRRYMRAELSALWKAASEDDISSDNLLNAQDSYTPDLNIFQDVMHKDTLVKSFIDEVFLLKPGLSLRSVYLSHFLLLLHRKSLTLLRYIEDETQKGKKPFRSLRNLKTDLDLMMEGDLNIIMAMAEKLRAGLHSFVFGKSFLTSVQERDLLINF, encoded by the exons ATGTCTGCAGCCGGTCCGCCGCAGTCTCCTAGTGTGGATAAGACTGAAGTGCTGGTCGAGGACTGGTGTCCCGTGCTGGCTGCAACCTTCGCTTACTGGGACAACATCCTGGGACCTCGTGTACAGCACATCTGGGCCCCCAAAGGTCAGGGGTTGTCGCTGCTGAGTGATGGCGAGGTCACATTTCTGGCCAATCACACGCTGAACGGCGAGATCTTGCGAAGTGCTGAGAGTGGCGCAGTGGACGTGAAGTTCTTCGTCCTGGCGGAAAAGGGAGTCATCATAGTCTCGCTGATTTTCGACGGAGAACTCAAGGGTGATAAGAACACCTGCGCGCTGTCAATCATCCTGCCGCAGTCAGAGCTAAGCTTTTACCTGCCACTGCACAGCGTGTGTGTGGAGAGACTCAAGCACATCATCCGCAAGGGACGCATCTGCATGCAGAAG GGTTACAACATAATCTCGGTGTTATCATCTGAGATTGTTCCCATAATGGAGCTCCTTACCTCCATGAAGAAACACAGTGTACCTGAGGAAGTGGAT TTAAAGGACACTGTGCTCAATGATGATGATATCGGAGACAGCTGTCACGAAGACTTTTTACACAA GGCTATCAGCTCTCATCTTCAGACGTGCGGCTGCTCCATGGTGGTTGGCAGCAATCCTGACAAAGTCAATAAG ATCGTGCTCACGCTATGCCTCTTCCTCACTCCAGCGGAGAGAAAGTGCTCTCGACTGTGTCACCCCGAAGGCTCGTTTAAATATGACACTGGCCTCTTTGTTCAAGGCCTCCTTAAG GACTCCACAGGCAGCTTTGTGTTGCCTTATCGGCAGGTGCTTTACTCCCCATACCCCACCACCCACATCGATGTGGACATTAACACGGTCAAGCAGATGCCACCCTGCCACGAGCACACGTACCATCAGCGGCGCTACATGCGAGCTGAGCTCAGTGCCCTCTGGAAGGCCGCCAGCGAGGATGACATCAGTTCTGACAACCTCCTCAATGCCCAGGACTCCTACACTCCAGACTT GAATATATTTCAGGACGTCATGCACAAAGACACACTTGTGAAGTCCTTCATTGATGAG GTGTTTCTGTTGAAACCAGGTCTGTCTCTGCGGAGTGTGTATTTGTCCCACTTCCTTCTCCTGCTGCACAGGAAGTCCCTGACACTGCTCAGATATATTGAGGATGAGAC GCAGAAGGGCAAAAAACCTTTCAGATCTCTACGCAACCTGAAAACGGATTTGGACTTAATGATGGAGGGTGACTTGAATATCATCATGGCGATGGCGGAGAAGCTGCGGGCAGGCCTTCACTCCTTTGTTTTTGGAAAGTCTTTCCTTACCAGTGTGCAGGAGCGTGACCTCCTCATTAACTTCTGA
- the LOC113112840 gene encoding guanine nucleotide exchange C9orf72-like isoform X2, translated as MSAAGPPQSPSVDKTEVLVEDWCPVLAATFAYWDNILGPRVQHIWAPKGQGLSLLSDGEVTFLANHTLNGEILRSAESGAVDVKFFVLAEKGVIIVSLIFDGELKGDKNTCALSIILPQSELSFYLPLHSVCVERLKHIIRKGRICMQKGYNIISVLSSEIVPIMELLTSMKKHSVPEEVDLKDTVLNDDDIGDSCHEDFLHKAISSHLQTCGCSMVVGSNPDKVNKIVLTLCLFLTPAERKCSRLCHPEGSFKYDTGLFVQGLLKDSTGSFVLPYRQVLYSPYPTTHIDVDINTVKQMPPCHEHTYHQRRYMRAELSALWKAASEDDISSDNLLNAQDSYTPDLNIFQDVMHKDTLVKSFIDEVFLLKPGLSLRSVYLSHFLLLLHRKSLTLLRYIEDETQKGKKPFRSLRNLKTDLDLMMEGDLNIIMAMAEKLRAGLHSFVFGF; from the exons ATGTCTGCAGCCGGTCCGCCGCAGTCTCCTAGTGTGGATAAGACTGAAGTGCTGGTCGAGGACTGGTGTCCCGTGCTGGCTGCAACCTTCGCTTACTGGGACAACATCCTGGGACCTCGTGTACAGCACATCTGGGCCCCCAAAGGTCAGGGGTTGTCGCTGCTGAGTGATGGCGAGGTCACATTTCTGGCCAATCACACGCTGAACGGCGAGATCTTGCGAAGTGCTGAGAGTGGCGCAGTGGACGTGAAGTTCTTCGTCCTGGCGGAAAAGGGAGTCATCATAGTCTCGCTGATTTTCGACGGAGAACTCAAGGGTGATAAGAACACCTGCGCGCTGTCAATCATCCTGCCGCAGTCAGAGCTAAGCTTTTACCTGCCACTGCACAGCGTGTGTGTGGAGAGACTCAAGCACATCATCCGCAAGGGACGCATCTGCATGCAGAAG GGTTACAACATAATCTCGGTGTTATCATCTGAGATTGTTCCCATAATGGAGCTCCTTACCTCCATGAAGAAACACAGTGTACCTGAGGAAGTGGAT TTAAAGGACACTGTGCTCAATGATGATGATATCGGAGACAGCTGTCACGAAGACTTTTTACACAA GGCTATCAGCTCTCATCTTCAGACGTGCGGCTGCTCCATGGTGGTTGGCAGCAATCCTGACAAAGTCAATAAG ATCGTGCTCACGCTATGCCTCTTCCTCACTCCAGCGGAGAGAAAGTGCTCTCGACTGTGTCACCCCGAAGGCTCGTTTAAATATGACACTGGCCTCTTTGTTCAAGGCCTCCTTAAG GACTCCACAGGCAGCTTTGTGTTGCCTTATCGGCAGGTGCTTTACTCCCCATACCCCACCACCCACATCGATGTGGACATTAACACGGTCAAGCAGATGCCACCCTGCCACGAGCACACGTACCATCAGCGGCGCTACATGCGAGCTGAGCTCAGTGCCCTCTGGAAGGCCGCCAGCGAGGATGACATCAGTTCTGACAACCTCCTCAATGCCCAGGACTCCTACACTCCAGACTT GAATATATTTCAGGACGTCATGCACAAAGACACACTTGTGAAGTCCTTCATTGATGAG GTGTTTCTGTTGAAACCAGGTCTGTCTCTGCGGAGTGTGTATTTGTCCCACTTCCTTCTCCTGCTGCACAGGAAGTCCCTGACACTGCTCAGATATATTGAGGATGAGAC GCAGAAGGGCAAAAAACCTTTCAGATCTCTACGCAACCTGAAAACGGATTTGGACTTAATGATGGAGGGTGACTTGAATATCATCATGGCGATGGCGGAGAAGCTGCGGGCAGGCCTTCACTCCTTTGTTTTTG GCTTCTGA
- the LOC113112839 gene encoding leucine-rich repeat and immunoglobulin-like domain-containing nogo receptor-interacting protein 2 isoform X2: protein MLFSAFSCALGLSLLPLLLFQCPAHACPARCECSVPTRSVSCHRRRLAQVPEGIPIETRALDLSKNRLRIVTPQNFSSLLLLEELDLSNNLLSSVEPGSFRAQPRLRSLRLRSNQLTLLPRGALAGLSELTLLDVSQNRLVILLDYGFEEQRRLRVLELSDNELVFIAPRAFSGLASLRSLTLQRCNLSTVPTHALAHLHGLTSLRMRDLGIEELQAHAFKGLPRLKHLEVDRWPLLEGFPTSALQGLNLSTLSITHTNLTSVPVVTQLPYLTHLNLSYSRIRVLPAGWLRGMERLEVVRVRQSNLLSVEPQALLGATSLRLLDLCYNRLSTLERSVFPASEALQTLLIGQNPLVCDCRLRWILERTPPLLYGDVQPECSAPAPLAGKPLGYLVESQISRYVICTKPRVVSMATYPSQVEEGQRAWLYCSAEGAPPPSVSWLTPHRRHITTKSTGRMVVHTNGSLEFRMAESQDSGMYVCVASNPAGNATLSVTLAIKSLGIRDRALYTNRSFLFDSDYNSSLINGTEEYTIRVVLDFTTILVSTAMGCLSFLGVVLFCFLLLFAWSRGKGKHRGGVDIQYVPRKRKGANSELTETSGPRRVNMKMI from the coding sequence ATGCTGTTCTCTGCGTTCTCTTGTGCtctggggctctcccttctgccACTCCTCCTGTTTCAGTGCCCCGCCCACGCCTGCCCTGCCCGCTGTGAGTGCTCTGTGCCCACGCGTTCTGTGTCATGCCATCGCAGGCGGTTAGCACAGGTGCCTGAAGGCATCCCTATAGAGACAAGGGCATTGGACCTCAGTAAAAACCGGCTGCGCATTGTGACGCCACAGAACTTCTCCTCACTGCTGTTGCTGGAGGAGCTGGACCTCAGCAACAACTTGTTGTCATCTGTTGAACCTGGCAGCTTCCGCGCTCAGCCGCGGCTACGCTCGCTCCGACTGCGCAGCAACCAACTGACCCTGCTGCCGCGCGGAGCGCTGGCTGGCCTCAGCGAGCTTACCCTGCTGGATGTCAGTCAAAACCGTCTTGTTATTCTGCTGGACTATGGTTTTGAGGAGCAGCGGAGGCTGAGGGTACTAGAGTTGAGTGATAATGAGCTAGTGTTCATCGCCCCACGGGCCTTCAGTGGCCTGGCATCCCTGCGCTCTCTGACGCTGCAACGATGCAACTTGAGCACAGTGCCCACACATGCTCTCGCACATCTCCATGGTCTAACCAGCCTGCGGATGCGGGACTTAGGCATAGAGGAGCTTCAGGCACATGCCTTCAAGGGTCTACCACGACTGAAACATCTGGAAGTGGACCGTTGGCCATTGTTAGAAGGGTTTCCGACCTCTGCTTTGCAGGGGCTGAACCTCAGCACACTGTCCATTACCCACACCAACTTGACGTCCGTACCAGTGGTGACACAGCTGCCGTATCTAACTCATCTCAACCTGTCTTACAGCCGTATACGTGTCCTGCCAGCAGGGTGGTTGCGAGGAATGGAGCGGCTGGAGGTTGTACGTGTGCGACAGTCTAACCTGCTCAGTGTGGAACCTCAAGCCTTGCTAGGAGCCACCTCGCTCCGCCTTCTTGACCTTTGCTACAACCGTCTCTCCACGCTGGAGAGGAGTGTTTTTCCTGCTTCTGAGGCCCTGCAGACTCTTCTAATTGGCCAGAACCCATTAGTGTGCGACTGTCGTCTACGCTGGATCCTGGAGAGGACTCCACCTTTGCTGTACGGCGATGTTCAACCTGAATGTAGTGCTCCTGCACCCTTGGCTGGGAAGCCTCTTGGCTACCTGGTGGAATCTCAAATCTCTCGTTACGTTATCTGCACCAAACCCAGGgttgtctccatggcaacttacCCGTCACAGGTGGAAGAGGGACAGAGAGCTTGGCTATATTGTAGTGCAGAGGGGGCTCCACCTCCCTCTGTGTCATGGCTTACACCCCATAGGCGACACATTACCACAAAGAGTACAGGACGAATGGTGGTCCACACCAATGGGTCACTAGAGTTCCGCATGGCAGAGTCTCAGGATAGCGGCATGTACGTGTGTGTGGCATCAAACCCAGCAGGCAATGCCACTCTCTCTGTCACGCTCGCTATTAAAAGCTTGGGAATCAGGGACAGAGCTCTTTACACCAACCGCAGCTTTCTTTTTGACTCTGACTACAACAGTTCCCTAATTAATGGCACAGAGGAGTACACCATCAGGGTGGTTCTGGACTTCACCACCATCCTGGTCTCCACAGCAATGGGCTGCCTCAGCTTCCTGGGTGTCGTCTTGTTctgtttcttgttgttgtttgcaTGGAGCCGTGGCAAAGGAAAGCACAGAGGTGGCGTGGACATCCAATATGTCCCACGAAAGCGGAAAGGTGCAAACTCAGAACTTACAGAAACAAGTGGGCCCAGAAGAGTCAACATGAAGATGATCTAA